CAAGGAGtttaaaaacacaacaaaactaaTTACTTTGCTCATAAAATGATTCGTTTTAAAGTAATCAGGCCGTCTCAAGTGCAATACTAGTTAAAAAATGCAGAATTGCCCTTGTGACGAACCAAATCGCTTCAAACTTAATTCACATTtctaataatttaaaaatgctaATTGTTAGTATAAGGCAGTTGCTAACATTTTCGGGCTGTGAAAAGTGCAATACTCAATGTTAAAAAAACAGTACTGCCCCCATCCGCAGCAGAAAATTGTTGGCTAGAACGATGTCGGGTAATACGTTTCAAACGACCACTCGCGACGACTCTCGGAATTTGAATGCCGGGGGCAAAGAACGCAAAGAAGATCCCGAAAAGGAAAAATCACAAAACGGGACACAATGGAATGCAGAGGTTTAGAGCGGGATGACAGTATGAACTTCGAACTCTCAAAACATCCAAAGTTTTTGCTCTACTCTACAACTTTCGGGAGAGAGAATATTCAAAATGGCGGCAACGCGAGGAAATCGAAGGAATTCGCGagatacacatttttttttaacacttaaatatgtatgtacatattttaatGAATCGTTAGCTTAGCTCGTGAACTTTTATAATAGCAAACAgaataccatatttttttgcCCTTCGATTTACTATTTTGAGTTGATGAGTGATGAAATAtcacatttttgtgttttttttttcaatctGTGCACTTTGGTGTAAGTTTTCTGAAAATAAGTAAGACGGGAATGCCAGTTTTgtaaaaaacacaaaaataagcATAACAGCCTTTACTATTTTAAGGAGATTATggcaaatgtgaaaaaaatatcacATTTTGAATTTGTACACTTCGGTGTTAGTTTTCTAAAAATAGGTAAAAGACGGTTATGCCAATTTtgtaaaacaaacaaaaacaagcataAATATCACATTTTGTcttttctaaaaataattaaaattgggttttctaattttttaaaacactCAAATATAAGCATAACAGactttttcctattttgaGATTATGGCAAATTTGCTTAAATATCACatatttgtctttttttttttgattccgTACACTTAGGTGTTagttttctaaaaatatattaagtaTGTTACACAGATTTTGTAAAACAcctaaaatatgcaaaacggACCTAAATAATTTTAGAAAAAACCAAGTTGAGTGGCGATTTCTaatgcaaaaccaaaacttTCCAAACTACAACTTTAATAGGACGttaaaatatgtattaatAGGTGTAGTTGGGAAAAGCCTGAAACTGCAGTGATAGTTTTGATATCCTACGCAGGTAACTTTCTCGAAGTACTTAGTACCAGAAACGTGTACTttacataaacataaaaaataacactttGCTGATACCAGGCACTTGGGAAAATCATGTCTAGATTTGTCAACATTTTAAATGGCTTACCAAGAGATGTAAGCTCCTTCTCCGTCGACGGTCAAATCGAAAAGAACGGACTGCTGAATTCCATTGAACTCGAAATCTTTGTGACAGTGCTAGAAGATGACCTTTGAAATCAAGTGGGAATGGGCCGCACTCAAACTCACATATGCAATAAGTGTGTTTCTTTGTGTGTGCGAAAGCGCTCAATTTCAATAATACACACATCACATAACCTCACTTTAAAGAGTCAATGTCCTTATTGCCTTAAAATATAACTGAAAATCTGTATAATGAGTGCAGTCTCACAAGGGAAATTAAAACGAATCTTTTAAAAAACATctttaaatgtatattattaGTTACTTTTTGAGGAAGATCTAGCAAAAATTCGGTTCTTTTTTACACTAATACCATTCCTTTGATTTATACTACGCAAtcaagtatgtatgtatgggaGTGTGTAAGCACACAGCGATTCTAAGAAATCACTCAAAAaacacatgcatacatacataagtttACACATGTTTAGCTAAAAACTTCGTACTATTTATCGTATTCTTTATAGAGATAACttgaaatgtatgtatatacattcaattttaaaagattttttGTCGCCAATACAAACAATTGCTCGTTAATATTATGAGCTTATTGCAATGATacgaatttaaataaattgtgaatGTCAATGACAAATgcatgtgtacatacatatgtatgtacattaaTGAATATGCAGATTAGTTTGtatgaatttccattttaagACCCCCCACTCAAATCATTAAGCTCATAGCgtagtattttatttatttattgcatttaagtTTGTCAGAAGTCGTTCAATGCTTCGCCTAGTTTAATAAGTTCTGTCTTAACTTTCTCGTACTGCGACAATTGCTGCTCCATTTGGACAGTCAATTTCAGGCGCTTGTCATGGACATGTTGGAGTCGCTCGCGATTGGCATTGCTCTTGGCCATAGCAATCTGTAAttgaaatataaacaaatgttaGTTATACTGATAGAATAACAAACctagatatgtacatatgtatatgcaaatGATAAACTATagaaatgaaattattaaacTAAAAATCTTCTCGAAGGTTCTTTAACTTTAGGGATCTTTTGGTACACTCAAAACAGTGCAGTAATAGTACAAAGATTAACTAATATCCAAATCGCACCTCAAGTTCTTTTGCCTGAGAGGCCAGTTGCTGCTCCATGAATTCCACGCTGAAGTCCAAAAATCGCATGCGCAGCGGCCGAGTGAGTTTATCGGGTGCTGCAGTGTTCACGTTCCTATAGATTACAATAGAGTAGAGTAGAGTTAGCAATGCAATCGAATCGTATTATGTTTTATGCTGCACATGTACCATTTCTTGCCCTCGTAGGCAGCGAAATGTTCCTTGAGCATTTCCAAAGTTTGCAACTTATTTGGCACATCGTTGCTGGCGAAAAAGCATCGGTTCATTTCGAGCACAACCTTGGTCATCAGACTGCGAGTGCGATCTACGATGCTTTCGGTGTCCAGAGCGGATTGCTCGTGCTCCTGGTAAATGGCATCCCACGCTTGCAGATCTGCGCAGCTAGATATTAACGATTTTTAATATTCGTTATCATGTTAACTATGCCTGCTGCTTACCTCAAGTCGGCAAAGATTTGTTTAATGGCTTCCTCGTAGGCCTGTTTCACCTTTGGTCCCACACCCTCGTGGCGTTTAAATGCGGCTTCCGAATCCTCCATTGAAATAATTTGTTAGTAAAttcaaattgtaaacaaaacaaaacaatgccACATTGGTGTGACCAGTTGCAAGTTTCTGCAAAACACCAGGCCGATAGAAATTATAGAGTATGGTGACAACCCtgttattggtttttttttgaggTATTTCCACTAGCTCTTATTACTCATAAGTCCCTTGTAACATAAGTGatgttgaaaatataaatatatttcattcaGCGGTATGGTGAGAATATGTGCCTTTTACATTACAATGTCaaacaaaatgaataaatacCACCGAACAGTATTTTTAAGAATAAGTGTTAAACCACCGTTTTCAACCATCATATATCGATAGTCCAGGTATCGATGACAGGGTGATACGCCATTTTCCAATTCCTCTCTAACTTTTGTGCATTTTAACTCAGCTCTAGTGTGTTTGTGCTATacatattttgaataatattttacCAGCCAGTGTTTAGTGGCGGACAAAATCGTGTTGAATACCAATTGAAAGTTAAGTGATTAAGTTCGGTGGCATCAAAGTCTTCGTAGCTGAAGGAAAACAAAGGCATCCCGATAGGTGAGTTTTTCTtctacagtttttttttatcttttgcCTGGGGAAACGCGAATGAAAAGCGAATTTGCGAGGCAAATAAACCAGGCTAAAagcaatgtgtgtgtgtgttgtgtggtCTTGTGTTTTCCTGAATACATTTCTAAGAAAAAGATTCGCCAATACATGCCGATTTTTTATAGCAATATAGTGTGATTTTTAACTACACCCCCAAAATCGTTCTTTTGGCTTCGGCGCTTGAGTTTTACAGTTTTTCTTCctttcattttattacaaCCACCAGGGCACACAGAAATATTCCTagctctctctcgctctgccGCCCTGTTCTCTCTGCCTCTCTCGCTTGCTCGCACGCATGCCGGCTTTTACTTAAAGTACAGAGTCGCatagttgttgtttttataattGGCCCATCGCTTTAGtcgcttgttttgtttttcacatttgctgttttttcttttcttttcgtttcgttgCTTCCCTTTTTCTTTTATCTCCACGCGGTTACACCGgtgcataaatttcattataATTCGCTGAgataaaatcaaaacaaaatagtTTCGTTGTTCCGAAAGCAAAACTCCCACGCTACAAGACGAGTTCAACGCTCGTTGGCTTTTTACAAATAAGGAAAAGGCCTAAcctatattttattcataGTTTTTAGCATCAATCGATGAGGTACGTAGAAAACGGAGAGGCAGAGGAAATGGCGAAGAGAGGCTAATGAGAGagaaaaatacaaatggaaGCTAACTGTTGTTGTTTCGCTTGTTGGTTGGGTGCAGCTTATTACCACCTACTTGCCTCCCCCCTCTCTTCATTGCTCCTCTTCTTTTCTCTTTGCCCCCCTCCCCCTCATTAACCCATTGGCATTTGCAGCTTTTTAACAACAGCTCTCTTCTTCTTCCGTCTGCAAATCTTCTCAGCAATTCTGCAACTTTTGCTTTTCGTTCTTTGGCGATTGTGACGAATCTCCTTTGTCTCTGTTTAGATTTCCAGTTTTGCGAAAAAATTcgcttttatttgccttttttggCCGAGgtatttttcgtttgtttcTAGCGTTTATTTCGAGTGAAGCAATTCCAAAGATATTTCGCGGCTATTTGCACGCGTTCGTTGACATTGAACTGAATTCTCACGTAAATGTGTTGAGTTCCAAATTGGTCAGCAAACAAATTGTAAATAGTattgcttaaaaatttaaatatatattatattaacaaaTCAATAGGCATGACTTGTTGAAAATCTCAGTTGTTTGCTCAattctttttacaaaattTCTATGACACCAAATTTGACTTGTAAGATATTTCAGAGACACACCTAAATAGTTCGTTTTGTTTATTCTCTTGGTATTTGTTGCTCCATGGAACTAAAGAGTCAGTCACCTATACTATTCTACCCGCAGATTTCTGGCACTTTCAAATTAACAAGTTAACATATTAAAATCATGTTCATATTGTTTGTTAGTTTTAACACacagtaaaaaaaagaataaattaTAAGAATAATATATGCAATAATTATAGTTAAATACCATGTTTAAAAAACTTTGCTTCTCATAAGTTTTTTGCACATAAGGAAAAGTATCTTTCAGTCATTACATTCTGCagtaaaatgtttgaaaatatGGTCATAATTTATGCTCATTTTTCAAGCGTAATTAAGTTGGTGAATAAGTTAACGTCTTTAacttctatagtttttttcCTGCAGTTGGTAAGGTTGCTTCTTTAACAAATACGCAAGTATACAGAGCGATTAAAATTTCGTATTGCttcacaatttaaaaatagttttacacactcgaaaattattgtaatttttattactcTATGTTCCACGATATATTCTTTGCAGCTGATTTATCGAGGTTTGCAATTTGTCATCGTTAAATAAAGAACATGACAAGTAAGTATCGctaaatttttgttaaattcaAGATGCGaagaaatcaaatatttaaatgtaatatttattattcatgtGTATTGGCCTAAATTCGCTGCTATAgtgtaaatacatatgtatatatatctcgCATTTCATATTGTCATTGGTAGCTTTGCGCTGCagaataaaaaatgtatgttgcTTGCCATGTTTTCAATGCAATCATCGCAgcatgggcaaacgaaataaataacaaaaaatatatatattattgtgAAGTTGCAATTGTATAGTAATTGGTTGTCGGATGTAGGTCGCTTTGATGTTGCTGATTTCCCACATGAATCTCTTTCCTGTTACAAATAAGTGCCACAAACATCTCGCTTATGTTGCGCTGCCCGCATATATACAAAGGTGAATTCCTAGAAACTATCATCTGTTTATATGGGTTAACTCTGCTATGCTGGTTGGTTACCCAGAgaaatgtgtatttttttaGCTCACAAGTGGCCATTCCTTCCATTCGCTGGTAAAATCTTCTACCGCCTCAATCGAAATTTGCAAAACATGTTCCACTCGATGATTTTCGATGGCTTTTGTCTCAAATGACAGACGAAAAAATGCTGCTGAAAAGAAgaagcacaaatatttttatgcaaatcactgaaagaaataaaaacgatGGAAAAAATTGCCTTAAACACGTTTTGTGTTCAAGCgagttttattgattttcaaacCTTGACGGGGTTCGGTTATTGCTATTGCTGCCGGGCAATTCTTATATTTCCAATTAATTAGCCAAGGATGGATTGGATTGTCGAGAGATGCAGTTGACAAACGCAGAAGTAGATAAAGCCAAAGCAATAAGGGAAATAATGAAGAATGGAGTTGTGGGGGAAGGGGCTACGAGAATTGGAGTGGGAAGACTGGAAAGTACTTTTCAATCGAAGCCTTTTAATAATGCAACAACTTCAGGGGTTGCCTAGCCCGATTGTGAAAAGGGTGGGGAGTgcactgaaaaatattttcctttttttctctcAGAAATCACATGAGTTGAGAAATGTAAAAGTTGTGTATGCATTGATTACGTTGTACTAATGATTTGCTGATTCATATGGGTTTTTATTTATGGTTTTTGTCTTGTCTTGATTGATAAGTCACTAAGTTTTTCTCTTTGTGCACCACCCAAAGAAAAGTCGAACTATAGCAATCAGACTGTGGAAGTTGGTCGAGAAACATAAATGGACGACTGAAGAGAGAAGCCAGCCGAGCAGGACAGAGCGGACTAGAATAGAATACCACGGGATAGACTCGCCTGGCGGAGCAGCAACCACTACATGGCACACGCCATAAGCACATTAGTTATTAGCGCAGGGACCAGCTGAACTCCCTACCCCTCACCCCCGCCTGCCTGCGATTTGTGGGGGTCACACGCGATGTGAAGTGGGGGGAaaggtgggtgggtgggtggttggctTCAGTTCAGTTGAGTTGAGTCGGGCTGCTCGCTAAGCACGCTGACATGTCCATAAAAGCCTTGAAGTGGACAGGCCACAAAGCACAAacaggacacacacacacacacacacgcagcgCGGGGGTGATGAGAATTGTCAATTGTATGCATTTCCGCCCGTGGTGCCCAACTTTCGTGGCCATATCCTCAACCTGATTCCTTCCTGTGTTTCGgtttttttccccttttccctcctttttttttcctttttggttaGACATGACGTCCATTAGCTGTTTTTCCGCTAAATTATAGAGTTGAAACGCATACACCCAACGCCCAATTACGCTGGCAAAATGCACGGCAGGATGTGGGAGGAGAAAGGACGGCTTTAGGCgtgaacacacacacacactcacactcacatgTGTGGAGCGATACAAACGTGACTTGAATTccttcaaattaaatattaccaATCATATACTTATATTGACTGCTTGTTTCAATCTATTTTAAAACATGTTGTTTCTGCAAAGGGCGGGACAAGACAGTCAACAAAACTAAGAAAATGGCTTACAACATTGGAAAATTGCTTTGTTACACTTTAATTCATATACGCCGAATGACGCAAAATGTTAAATGCTTTTTCGGGATCTGatcattttagaaaatttatcccataaaactgttttattttgataaatGTCGCGATAAATGACACGCTAGAACAACGTCCTTTAAGTTTATTGAATTTCACACACCTGTAAAACGCACACGTGTCATTTTGATTAGCATTTCATAATGcaatttagaaaataattataataattattattgttccAACTAAAAGAGCTTCACATTCACAAGGCTTCAGCTGTTTTTTGGGCTATTTGCATACAGCTTTCACTTAGCTGAAATTAACCTTTtctcggcttttgttttttgcattttgctggGTAGCCACAAACCGCGTTTTCATGTGGCTTGCCACGTCCCGCTGGACATAAACTCTCCAGCGGTTCCCCTTTTGCCTTtattgccattgttgttgctgtctttGCGTTTTTGTGGTCAGAAAGCCCACCTGCGTATTAGTGTATTGGCCCGAGGggggatatatgtatgtacaaaaaaaaaaaaagaaaaaaagggggagAGAGGGGTGTTACAAAAGTTCCAAGCACTCACCTGGCCGAGCAACTTAAATTATTGTcgtttattgttgctgttgggtGGCATTTTGGGGGTGGTCGCAAGCGAAGAAGAGGGTGGCTTGTGggctggttggctggctggaCGCGTGTGCGCTGTCAAAAGCTATTTGAACAGGATGTGGACAGCAATCAAATGATTTTCACATAATTGTGTACCTGTCATTTATGTCACTTTCAGGAATGCGAGCAGCCTGCTAACTTTCTCCGGCCAGCTCCTACCGTTCGTTTTGCTCCTGGGAAGCTGTTAGGTGGCAAATTTGTGGCTGGAAAAGTTCTTCTATCGCTCGTCtaaccaacacacacacacacacacacacacacactcacgcaaaCTGCAATCAG
The sequence above is drawn from the Drosophila melanogaster chromosome 2R genome and encodes:
- the Nnf1a gene encoding Nnf1a; this encodes MEDSEAAFKRHEGVGPKVKQAYEEAIKQIFADLSCADLQAWDAIYQEHEQSALDTESIVDRTRSLMTKVVLEMNRCFFASNDVPNKLQTLEMLKEHFAAYEGKKWNVNTAAPDKLTRPLRMRFLDFSVEFMEQQLASQAKELEIAMAKSNANRERLQHVHDKRLKLTVQMEQQLSQYEKVKTELIKLGEALNDF